Proteins encoded by one window of Pseudonocardia alni:
- a CDS encoding ABC transporter ATP-binding protein: protein MTTGTEPSGPRLLPVADGRRTRAVLGELLRPRRGTAVAALVALVAGSAVSLVAAPLLGRIVDLAARGAAPSALTAPVAALAGVAVVQGVLAFAGIALIARVGETMLARLRERFVARALDLPLDTLEQAGSGDLTARVTDDVKVVGEAVREALPEFARAALIIGLTLVALGALDWRFLLGALLAVPIQVVTARWFLRHSGPLYDDERIAGGAQQQQLLDTAAGVSTVRAFRLTDDHLDRVRARAEAVAGIGQRLVVLQTRFFGRLNAGEVLGLSGVLVAGFVLVGSGSTTIGTASAAALYFINLFTPINIMLFQLDAAQSAVAGLRRIVGVAEIDPPAPPADPAVPADARVRVRGLTHSYVDGHPALSGVDLDLAPGARVALVGTSGAGKSTLAKLVAGMHTPDAGSVEIGGVPLERIDQRGGRPPVVLVTQEVHVFAGPLAEDLRLARPDATDDDLRAALATVGAAPWVDRLPDGLETVVGDTGHALTVVQSQQLALARLVLADPPVVILDEATAEAGSAGAAELERAADAALAGRTAVVVAHRLSQVADADLVLVLEGGRTAETGTHAELVASGGRFAQLWQAWTGLRGESVRRTGD from the coding sequence ATGACCACCGGGACCGAGCCGTCCGGACCCCGTCTGCTGCCCGTCGCCGACGGGCGCCGCACCCGCGCCGTCCTCGGCGAGCTGCTCCGGCCGCGCCGCGGGACAGCCGTCGCCGCCCTCGTCGCGCTGGTCGCCGGGTCGGCGGTGAGCCTGGTGGCGGCACCGCTGCTGGGCCGGATCGTCGACCTCGCCGCCCGCGGGGCGGCGCCGTCGGCGCTGACCGCGCCGGTCGCCGCGCTGGCCGGGGTCGCGGTCGTCCAGGGTGTGCTCGCCTTCGCCGGGATCGCGCTGATCGCCCGGGTCGGGGAGACGATGCTGGCCCGGCTGCGGGAGCGCTTCGTCGCCCGCGCGCTGGACCTGCCGCTGGACACCCTGGAGCAGGCCGGGTCCGGTGACCTCACCGCGCGCGTGACCGACGACGTCAAGGTCGTCGGCGAGGCGGTGCGCGAGGCGCTGCCCGAGTTCGCCAGGGCCGCACTGATCATCGGCCTGACCCTGGTCGCGCTCGGCGCGCTGGACTGGCGGTTCCTGCTCGGCGCGCTGCTGGCGGTGCCGATCCAGGTGGTCACCGCCCGCTGGTTCCTGCGTCACTCCGGCCCGCTCTACGACGACGAGCGCATCGCGGGCGGGGCCCAGCAGCAGCAACTGCTCGACACCGCGGCCGGGGTGAGCACGGTGCGCGCGTTCCGCCTCACCGACGACCACCTGGACCGGGTCCGTGCCCGCGCCGAGGCCGTCGCCGGGATCGGGCAGCGGCTCGTGGTGCTGCAGACCCGCTTCTTCGGCCGGCTCAACGCCGGTGAGGTCCTCGGTCTGAGCGGCGTGCTGGTCGCCGGGTTCGTGCTGGTCGGCAGCGGCAGCACGACGATCGGTACGGCGAGCGCGGCGGCGCTGTACTTCATCAACCTGTTCACGCCGATCAACATCATGCTGTTCCAGCTCGACGCCGCCCAGTCCGCGGTCGCCGGGTTGCGGCGCATCGTCGGCGTCGCCGAGATCGACCCGCCCGCCCCGCCCGCGGACCCGGCGGTGCCCGCCGACGCGCGGGTGCGGGTGCGCGGCCTGACCCACTCCTACGTCGACGGCCACCCGGCACTGTCCGGGGTGGACCTCGACCTGGCGCCCGGCGCCCGGGTCGCGCTGGTCGGGACCAGCGGGGCGGGCAAGTCCACGCTGGCCAAGCTCGTCGCCGGGATGCACACCCCGGACGCCGGATCGGTCGAGATCGGCGGCGTGCCGCTGGAACGCATCGACCAGCGCGGCGGGCGGCCGCCGGTGGTCCTGGTGACCCAGGAGGTGCACGTGTTCGCCGGGCCGCTCGCGGAGGACCTGCGCCTGGCCCGCCCGGACGCCACCGACGACGACCTGCGCGCCGCCCTGGCCACGGTCGGCGCGGCGCCCTGGGTGGACCGGCTGCCCGACGGGCTGGAGACCGTCGTCGGGGACACCGGGCACGCGCTGACCGTGGTGCAGTCCCAGCAGCTCGCGCTGGCCCGGCTGGTGCTGGCCGACCCGCCGGTGGTGATCCTCGACGAGGCGACCGCCGAGGCCGGCAGCGCCGGCGCGGCGGAGCTGGAACGCGCCGCCGACGCCGCGCTGGCCGGCCGCACGGCCGTCGTCGTGGCGCACCGGCTCAGCCAGGTCGCCGACGCCGACCTCGTGCTGGTGCTCGAGGGCGGGCGGACCGCGGAGACCGGCACGCACGCCGAGCTGGTCGCCTCCGGCGGCCGCTTCGCCCAGCTGTGGCAGGCCTGGACGGGTCTGCGCGGTGAGTCCGTCCGGCGTACCGGCGACTGA
- a CDS encoding methionyl-tRNA formyltransferase, giving the protein MRVVLFGYQKWGARLLADLLDSRHEVVLVVSHPEEGEPSPVIFQESLGDLAREHGIPVLYREKAVDAELVTAITGSGAEIGVACNWRTWISPQVFSAPPRGTVNTHDSLLPRYAGFSPLNWALINGESQVGVTAHWMDAELDRGPIICQRTVPVTPTDTTEDLFERTVLLFGPLALEAFDRVEHGPHEWLTQDPAHASFFHKRADEDNRIPWDRPAADLVNLVRAQTGPYPNAWCLHDGARLRVLEATVSRERCGGTNGRIFAREGSGVVVVAGPDAWRGGQYGLVLQRVKDADGVEHVAGDHFRRMGGYLT; this is encoded by the coding sequence GTGCGTGTCGTGTTGTTCGGATACCAGAAGTGGGGAGCCCGGCTGCTCGCCGACCTGCTGGACTCGCGGCACGAGGTGGTGCTCGTCGTCAGCCACCCGGAGGAGGGCGAGCCGTCCCCGGTGATCTTCCAGGAGTCGCTCGGTGACCTGGCCCGTGAGCACGGGATCCCGGTGCTCTACCGGGAGAAGGCCGTGGACGCCGAGCTGGTCACCGCGATCACCGGGTCCGGTGCCGAGATCGGGGTGGCCTGCAACTGGCGCACCTGGATCTCCCCGCAGGTGTTCTCCGCCCCGCCCCGCGGGACGGTCAACACCCACGACTCGCTGCTCCCGCGCTACGCCGGGTTCTCCCCGCTGAACTGGGCGCTGATCAACGGCGAGAGCCAGGTGGGCGTGACCGCGCACTGGATGGACGCCGAGCTCGACCGCGGCCCGATCATCTGCCAGCGCACGGTGCCGGTCACCCCGACCGACACCACCGAGGACCTGTTCGAGCGCACCGTGCTCCTGTTCGGACCGCTCGCGCTCGAGGCGTTCGACCGGGTCGAGCACGGTCCGCACGAGTGGCTCACCCAGGACCCGGCGCACGCGTCGTTCTTCCACAAGCGGGCCGACGAGGACAACCGCATCCCCTGGGACCGTCCGGCGGCCGACCTGGTCAACCTGGTGCGCGCGCAGACCGGGCCGTACCCGAACGCCTGGTGCCTGCACGACGGGGCGCGGCTGCGGGTGCTGGAGGCGACCGTGTCGCGGGAGCGCTGCGGCGGGACCAACGGGCGGATCTTCGCCCGCGAGGGGAGCGGGGTGGTCGTCGTCGCCGGGCCGGACGCCTGGCGTGGCGGCCAGTACGGCCTGGTCCTGCAGCGGGTCAAGGACGCCGACGGGGTCGAGCACGTCGCCGGCGACCACTTCCGCCGCATGGGGGGTTACCTGACCTGA
- a CDS encoding ABC transporter substrate-binding protein: protein MPHASPSRGRFRPLLVALLGVLVLAGCSSAPSGGGAEAPAAPAASGTFPVTVEHKYGSTEITAEPERVVTLGYTDPDALLAVGIAPVGIVDWFTQPPAGNTWLWQEQGFAGQTPEVVGVREEYQLEKIAALQPDLIIASYSGMTQEQYDQVSRIAPTVAQPKGFEDYTASWQVMTREITRAVGREQQGDELIAATEKKIADAKAAHPDWAQQTAVAVSYDTPNYFAFAGGDIKADLLAQLGFRAPEAITRAAAGTSEAQLSPEQAGEFDVDKLLVLAPTEAAKAEIQARPEFSRLDAVQQGRVLWMLSSDRTEPLPAALSYGSVLSLPYAIDKLVPELEALPATQG, encoded by the coding sequence ATGCCTCACGCCTCACCGTCCAGGGGACGGTTCCGTCCACTGCTCGTCGCCCTGCTCGGTGTCCTCGTCCTCGCCGGGTGCTCGTCGGCGCCGTCGGGCGGCGGTGCCGAGGCCCCCGCGGCCCCGGCCGCGTCCGGCACCTTCCCGGTGACCGTCGAGCACAAGTACGGCTCCACCGAGATCACCGCCGAGCCCGAGCGGGTCGTGACCCTGGGCTACACCGACCCGGACGCGCTGCTCGCCGTCGGGATCGCGCCGGTCGGCATCGTCGACTGGTTCACCCAGCCCCCGGCCGGTAACACGTGGCTGTGGCAGGAGCAGGGCTTCGCCGGGCAGACCCCCGAGGTCGTCGGCGTCCGCGAGGAGTACCAGCTGGAGAAGATCGCGGCGCTCCAGCCGGACCTGATCATCGCGTCGTACTCGGGCATGACCCAGGAGCAGTACGACCAGGTCTCCCGGATCGCGCCGACGGTCGCGCAGCCGAAGGGCTTCGAGGACTACACCGCGTCCTGGCAGGTCATGACCCGGGAGATCACCAGGGCCGTCGGCCGTGAGCAGCAGGGCGACGAACTGATCGCCGCGACCGAGAAGAAGATCGCCGACGCCAAGGCCGCGCACCCCGACTGGGCGCAGCAGACCGCCGTCGCGGTCTCCTACGACACCCCGAACTACTTCGCGTTCGCCGGTGGCGACATCAAGGCCGACCTGCTCGCCCAGCTCGGCTTCCGCGCCCCCGAGGCGATCACCCGGGCCGCGGCCGGGACGAGCGAGGCGCAGCTGAGCCCGGAGCAGGCCGGCGAGTTCGACGTCGACAAGCTACTCGTGCTCGCCCCGACCGAGGCCGCGAAGGCCGAGATCCAGGCGCGTCCGGAGTTCAGCAGGCTCGACGCCGTCCAGCAGGGCCGGGTGCTGTGGATGCTCAGCTCCGACCGCACCGAGCCGCTGCCCGCCGCGCTGAGCTACGGCAGCGTGCTCAGCCTGCCGTACGCGATCGACAAGCTGGTGCCGGAGCTCGAGGCGCTCCCCGCCACCCAGGGCTGA
- a CDS encoding ABC transporter transmembrane domain-containing protein — MTEHRGTGDARVTAREVVRSTIRSFRGRVAAATVLLCGHQVGEALVPVLVGVVIDRAVATGDVGSLVIWLLVLAADFAMLSYSYRFGARQALHADLRADAGLRTRVAARLLDHRGGAETGRLPGSVTSIAVADAKRVAVMNFWIPTAAAAAAALVVAAVALLRISLPLGLLILLGTPPLLWLIGRVGRPLERRSGAEQERAARAAGTAADLVSGIRVLKGLGAGPAAAEQYAASSRTALGATLRATRAEAGFLGTVQLANGLFLAVIALVGGLLALDGSITVGNLVSAVGLAQFLVGPLQTLGIAGARFAQARASAGRIAEILSAPPAVGPGHDGRDAGPTADPTDPAAALAVTGLRHGPLDGLDLQVPAGQLLGVVAPDPSAATALARCLARDVAPEEGRILLGGTGVDDLAPAATRSTLLVAAHDAHLFTGTVLDNVTAATRNGAAGSATVAAMAAARADQAVEALPQGADTPVTSRGSSLSGGQRQRVALARALAADPPVLVLHDPTTAVDAVTETEIAARLREHRTGRTTVLLTTSPALLAVTDRVVVLRDGRVVADATHTELMTDDTDYRRVVTG; from the coding sequence ATGACCGAGCACAGGGGCACCGGTGACGCACGGGTCACCGCACGCGAGGTGGTCCGCAGCACGATCAGGTCGTTCCGCGGCCGGGTCGCCGCGGCCACCGTCCTGCTCTGCGGGCACCAGGTGGGTGAGGCGCTGGTACCGGTCCTGGTGGGCGTGGTGATCGACCGCGCGGTCGCGACCGGCGACGTCGGCAGCCTGGTGATCTGGCTGCTGGTACTGGCCGCGGACTTCGCGATGCTGTCCTACAGCTACCGGTTCGGGGCGCGGCAGGCCCTGCACGCCGACCTGCGTGCCGACGCCGGGCTCCGCACCCGCGTGGCGGCGCGGCTGCTGGACCACCGGGGCGGCGCCGAGACCGGCAGGCTGCCCGGCTCGGTCACCTCGATCGCCGTCGCCGACGCCAAGCGGGTCGCGGTGATGAACTTCTGGATCCCGACGGCGGCGGCCGCGGCGGCGGCGCTCGTGGTCGCCGCGGTCGCGCTGCTGCGGATCTCGCTCCCCCTGGGCCTGCTCATCCTGCTCGGCACCCCGCCGCTGCTGTGGCTGATCGGCCGGGTCGGCCGGCCGCTGGAGCGGCGCAGCGGTGCCGAGCAGGAGCGGGCCGCACGCGCGGCGGGCACCGCCGCCGACCTGGTGTCCGGCATCCGCGTGCTCAAGGGCCTGGGCGCCGGGCCCGCCGCGGCCGAGCAGTACGCGGCCAGCAGCCGCACCGCGCTGGGCGCCACGCTGCGGGCGACCCGCGCCGAGGCCGGCTTCCTCGGCACCGTCCAGCTCGCGAACGGCCTGTTCCTCGCGGTCATCGCGCTCGTGGGCGGCCTGCTCGCCCTCGACGGGTCCATCACCGTCGGCAACCTGGTCTCCGCGGTCGGGCTCGCCCAGTTCCTCGTCGGGCCGCTGCAGACCCTCGGTATCGCCGGGGCGCGCTTCGCCCAGGCGCGGGCCTCGGCCGGGCGGATCGCCGAGATCCTCTCCGCGCCGCCCGCCGTCGGCCCCGGCCACGACGGCCGCGATGCCGGCCCCACCGCCGACCCCACCGACCCGGCCGCCGCGCTGGCGGTCACCGGGCTGCGGCACGGCCCGCTCGACGGCCTCGACCTGCAGGTGCCCGCCGGTCAGCTGCTCGGCGTGGTCGCCCCCGACCCGTCCGCGGCGACCGCACTCGCCCGCTGCCTGGCCCGCGACGTCGCACCCGAGGAAGGGCGGATCCTGCTCGGCGGCACCGGCGTCGACGACCTCGCCCCGGCCGCCACCCGGTCCACGCTGCTGGTCGCGGCGCACGACGCGCACCTGTTCACCGGCACCGTCCTGGACAACGTCACCGCCGCGACCCGCAACGGCGCCGCGGGGTCCGCGACGGTCGCGGCGATGGCCGCGGCCCGCGCCGACCAGGCCGTCGAGGCCCTCCCGCAGGGCGCCGACACCCCGGTGACCTCGCGCGGCAGCTCACTGTCGGGCGGGCAGCGCCAGCGGGTCGCACTGGCCAGGGCGCTGGCCGCCGATCCCCCGGTCCTGGTGCTGCACGACCCCACGACCGCCGTCGACGCCGTCACCGAGACCGAGATCGCGGCCCGGCTGCGCGAGCACCGCACCGGCCGCACGACCGTGCTCCTCACCACCAGCCCGGCGCTGCTCGCGGTCACCGACCGCGTGGTGGTGCTGCGCGACGGCCGGGTCGTCGCGGACGCGACGCACACCGAGCTGATGACCGACGACACCGACTACCGCAGGGTGGTGACCGGATGA